From a single Apium graveolens cultivar Ventura chromosome 2, ASM990537v1, whole genome shotgun sequence genomic region:
- the LOC141708382 gene encoding putative GTP-binding protein OBGC2 isoform X1: protein MLSVVSLPSTSSSSVSQLHRTVFLQFFPQRLLLTSSIWQKSSSEKFQFSKLKCRLARVKDPPSPSPDTLIREPHKYFDQVMVTVRAGDGGHGAVLTMPTPKAPSKSQGKYDKGKTRKRVSFKRDFDGSLILPMGGHGGDIVIYVDEGRDTLLEFHKKSRFSAKRGGNVDAMSILTSHLSNGSAGPSLRIPVPPGTVVKHKRGKFLADLARPGDEILVARGGQGGISLLEMPDHKKKKMMTMTSNVMRDESDKVLLLGQPGEEVSLQLILRVVADVGLVGLPNAGKSTLLAATTLAKPDIANYPFTTLMPNLGRLDGDPSLGAGEYSSEATLADLPGLIEGAHLGKGLGRNFLRHLRRTRLLVHVVDAAADDPVNDYRTVKEELRMYNPDYLERPSIVVLNKIDIPEAFNKLPYLKEEIMRIGSDESSAQVDVNSEDILQSLSPSNMEQKDNLSSEIFDKDRRIKEIEEYPRPNAVVGVSVLKGTNINEMLKEIRAALRKCSDSSEVLNM from the exons ATGTTGTCTGTTGTATCTCTGCCATCAACTTCATCCTCCTCTGTTTCTCAACTCCACCGAACTGTTTTTCTTCAATTTTTTCCCCAACGCCTACTCCTCACAAG TAGTATTTGGCAGAAAAGCTCTTCTGAGAAATTTCAGTTTAGTAAACTGAAGTGCAGACTTGCTAGGGTTAAAGACCCTCCTTCCCCAAGCCCTGATACTTTGATAAGGGAACCTCACAAGTACTTTGATCAGGTTATGGTCACAGTTCGTGCTGGTGATGGAGGCCATGGTGCAGTTCTTACTATGCCTACCCCAAAAGCTCCTTCTAAATCGCAAGGAAAATATGATAAGGGGAAGACAAGGAAGCGAGTTTCCTTCAAACGAGATTTTGACGGTTCACTTATCCTTCCGATGGGTGGTCATGGTGGGGATATCGTAATCTATGTAGACGAGGGCAGGGATACATTACTTGAGTTCCACAAAAAGAGTCGATTCAGTGCAAAACGTGGGGGGAATGTTGATGCAATGAGCATTTTGACATCTCATCTAAGCAATGGATCTGCTGGTCCATCATTACGCATTCCAGTACCCCCAG GGACGGTTGTAAAACATAAACGTGGGAAGTTTTTGGCCGATCTGGCACGTCCAGGTGATGAAATTCTGGTTGCAAGGGGTGGACAGGGAGGG ATTAGTTTATTGGAAATGCCGGACCAtaaaaagaagaaaatgatgactATGACTTCAAATGTGATGAGGGATGAAAGTGATAAG GTTCTACTTCTTGGTCAGCCTGGGGAGGAGGTTAGTTTGCAGTTGATACTAAGAGTAGTAGCTGATGTTGGGCTTGTT GGACTTCCAAATGCCGGAAAGTCTACCTTACTGGCAGCCACTACCCTTGCCAAACCTGATATTGCAAATTATCCATTCACAACTTTGATGCCCAATCTTGGACGCCTCGATGGAGACCCTAGTTTAGGTGCAGGAGAATATTCatctgaagcaacattggctgaTTTGCCCGGTCTTATTGAAGGTGCACATCTGGGAAAG GGTCTTGGCCGCAATTTTTTGAGGCACCTGAGAAGAACTCGATTATTAGTCCATGTAGTTGATGCTGCTGCAGATGATCCTGTAAACGACTATAGAACTGTAAAAGAA GAACTGCGTATGTACAATCCTGACTATCTTGAAAGACCTTCCATTGTGGTGCTAAATAAGATCGATATTCCCGAG GCGTTCAACAAGCTTCCGTATTTGAAGGAAGAAATAATGAGAATAGGAAGTGATGAGTCAAGTGCTCAAGTTGATGTGAACTCTGAAGATATACTTCAATCGCTTTCCCCATCTAATATGGAACAAAAAGATAATCTTTCTTCGGAGATCTTTGACAAGGATAGAAGaatcaaagaaatagaggaataTCCCCGTCCTAATGCTGTTGTGGGAGTCAGTGTTCT GAAGGGGACTAATATCAACGAAATGCTGAAGGAGATACGAGCAGCCTTGCGCAAATGCAGTGATTCCAGTGAAGTTTTAAATATGTAG
- the LOC141708382 gene encoding putative GTP-binding protein OBGC2 isoform X2 — MVTVRAGDGGHGAVLTMPTPKAPSKSQGKYDKGKTRKRVSFKRDFDGSLILPMGGHGGDIVIYVDEGRDTLLEFHKKSRFSAKRGGNVDAMSILTSHLSNGSAGPSLRIPVPPGTVVKHKRGKFLADLARPGDEILVARGGQGGISLLEMPDHKKKKMMTMTSNVMRDESDKVLLLGQPGEEVSLQLILRVVADVGLVGLPNAGKSTLLAATTLAKPDIANYPFTTLMPNLGRLDGDPSLGAGEYSSEATLADLPGLIEGAHLGKGLGRNFLRHLRRTRLLVHVVDAAADDPVNDYRTVKEELRMYNPDYLERPSIVVLNKIDIPEAFNKLPYLKEEIMRIGSDESSAQVDVNSEDILQSLSPSNMEQKDNLSSEIFDKDRRIKEIEEYPRPNAVVGVSVLKGTNINEMLKEIRAALRKCSDSSEVLNM; from the exons ATGGTCACAGTTCGTGCTGGTGATGGAGGCCATGGTGCAGTTCTTACTATGCCTACCCCAAAAGCTCCTTCTAAATCGCAAGGAAAATATGATAAGGGGAAGACAAGGAAGCGAGTTTCCTTCAAACGAGATTTTGACGGTTCACTTATCCTTCCGATGGGTGGTCATGGTGGGGATATCGTAATCTATGTAGACGAGGGCAGGGATACATTACTTGAGTTCCACAAAAAGAGTCGATTCAGTGCAAAACGTGGGGGGAATGTTGATGCAATGAGCATTTTGACATCTCATCTAAGCAATGGATCTGCTGGTCCATCATTACGCATTCCAGTACCCCCAG GGACGGTTGTAAAACATAAACGTGGGAAGTTTTTGGCCGATCTGGCACGTCCAGGTGATGAAATTCTGGTTGCAAGGGGTGGACAGGGAGGG ATTAGTTTATTGGAAATGCCGGACCAtaaaaagaagaaaatgatgactATGACTTCAAATGTGATGAGGGATGAAAGTGATAAG GTTCTACTTCTTGGTCAGCCTGGGGAGGAGGTTAGTTTGCAGTTGATACTAAGAGTAGTAGCTGATGTTGGGCTTGTT GGACTTCCAAATGCCGGAAAGTCTACCTTACTGGCAGCCACTACCCTTGCCAAACCTGATATTGCAAATTATCCATTCACAACTTTGATGCCCAATCTTGGACGCCTCGATGGAGACCCTAGTTTAGGTGCAGGAGAATATTCatctgaagcaacattggctgaTTTGCCCGGTCTTATTGAAGGTGCACATCTGGGAAAG GGTCTTGGCCGCAATTTTTTGAGGCACCTGAGAAGAACTCGATTATTAGTCCATGTAGTTGATGCTGCTGCAGATGATCCTGTAAACGACTATAGAACTGTAAAAGAA GAACTGCGTATGTACAATCCTGACTATCTTGAAAGACCTTCCATTGTGGTGCTAAATAAGATCGATATTCCCGAG GCGTTCAACAAGCTTCCGTATTTGAAGGAAGAAATAATGAGAATAGGAAGTGATGAGTCAAGTGCTCAAGTTGATGTGAACTCTGAAGATATACTTCAATCGCTTTCCCCATCTAATATGGAACAAAAAGATAATCTTTCTTCGGAGATCTTTGACAAGGATAGAAGaatcaaagaaatagaggaataTCCCCGTCCTAATGCTGTTGTGGGAGTCAGTGTTCT GAAGGGGACTAATATCAACGAAATGCTGAAGGAGATACGAGCAGCCTTGCGCAAATGCAGTGATTCCAGTGAAGTTTTAAATATGTAG